The sequence TCTCGGCGAACCTCGTCTGAGGAAGTAGGGGGCAGGAACGGGCGGCGCCCGCTTCCTGCTCGCTGTTTCCTTGACGATAATGCGCGCAATGCGCTCTCCCTGGGAACGCCCGCGCGAAGGCGAGACGCCGCCTCCGACCTACTGGCTCCGGCCCGGAGACGCTGCCCCCTTAGTAGACGCCCCTGTACCGGTCCCGCCGGCGCCACCCGCCCCCGCCGGCCCCGGGTCTGGTGCCCGGCCCGCGGAGCTCACCGCCTGGGAGCACCTCCTCGCGGTCCTGGTCGCGCTCGGGGGCGGCGTGCTGGGCGTGCTGGGAGCGCTCGTCCAGGAGGTGCAGGCCGGGGCCTTCGTGTTCGTCGCCGCCGGTATCATCGAGGAGGCGCTGAAGCCCTCCGGCATCTACATCCTGCTCGTCAGGTGGCCCCGCCTCCTCGCCGACCGCTACTACACGGCCTGCCTCACCGCGCTCTCCGGCCTCGTCTTCGGCCTCATCGAGGCGGCCGCCTATATCCTCGTCTACTTCCCGGAGGGCGGACCCGGCTTCGTCACCTACCGGCTCACGGTGCCGCTGATGATGCACACGGGGGCCAGCTTCATCTTCGGCCTCGGGATCAAGCGGGAACTGGTCGACTGGGCGAACGGCCTGGCGCCCTTCCCGAAAGACAGCAAGCGCTACATGCTCACGGCGATGGCGTTGCACGCGGGGTTCAACCTGGCGGTCGTCGTCCTCGCCATCGTCGGAGTGCTGGCGTTCGAGGATAAGTAGGGCTAGGGGAACGGGTCCCAGGGGCCGCGGACCTTCGAGCCGCCGGTCTGGATGATCCTGGCGTGGTGCGAAGCGCCGCTGTCCTCGGTGACGTTCGTGATCTTCAGGCACAGCGTGCCGCTCGCCGGCGGGACAGCGCCAGTGGGAGTCAGGTTCACGACTGCGGTCATCGTGGCGGCGCCGTTCGGGAGTATGTCGAAGGTGCCGCTGCTCGCGATGACGGTGCCGGCCAGAGAGAGGTCGGCCATGAGGGTGGCGCTCTGGAA is a genomic window of Dehalococcoidia bacterium containing:
- a CDS encoding PrsW family glutamic-type intramembrane protease — translated: MRSPWERPREGETPPPTYWLRPGDAAPLVDAPVPVPPAPPAPAGPGSGARPAELTAWEHLLAVLVALGGGVLGVLGALVQEVQAGAFVFVAAGIIEEALKPSGIYILLVRWPRLLADRYYTACLTALSGLVFGLIEAAAYILVYFPEGGPGFVTYRLTVPLMMHTGASFIFGLGIKRELVDWANGLAPFPKDSKRYMLTAMALHAGFNLAVVVLAIVGVLAFEDK